The following coding sequences are from one Burkholderia stabilis window:
- a CDS encoding MFS transporter — protein sequence MTDKATRIDLFSLRTAPMRAFHLTWMAFFVCFFAWFACAPLMPLIAREFHLTAAQVANINIAAVAATIAVRLLVGPLCDRFGPRRVYVGLLLLGAIPVFAVSFTHDYLSFLICRLGIGAIGAGFVITQYHTSVMFAPNVVGTANATTAGWGNAGAGATQALMPLLVAAGLMLGFGDDSSWRIALVVPGVAMLVMAWAYWRFTQDCPQGDFVALRKEGVTIDSGKKGGWASFFAACGNYRVWMLFVTYGACFGVEVFIHNIAALYYVDHFNLSLKDAGFAVGLFGLLALFARALGGWLSDRIAARRSLDVRAMLLCALIVGEGLGLIWFSHAQSIGIALVAMLTFGLFTHMACGATYALVPFIDRKALGGVAGIVGAGGNVGAVAASFLLKGVGDVQHTLSLLGLAVTATALCAMAVRFSEEHKAREAELRDRALAAGTVAN from the coding sequence ATGACCGACAAAGCTACCCGTATCGATCTCTTCAGCCTCCGCACTGCGCCGATGCGCGCGTTCCACCTGACGTGGATGGCGTTCTTCGTCTGTTTCTTCGCGTGGTTCGCGTGCGCGCCGTTGATGCCGCTCATCGCACGCGAATTTCATCTGACGGCGGCGCAGGTCGCCAACATCAACATCGCCGCGGTGGCCGCGACGATCGCCGTGCGGCTGCTCGTCGGCCCGCTGTGCGACCGCTTCGGCCCGCGCCGCGTGTACGTCGGCCTGCTGCTGCTCGGCGCGATCCCCGTGTTCGCGGTGTCGTTTACGCACGACTACCTGTCGTTCCTGATCTGCCGGCTCGGCATCGGCGCGATCGGCGCAGGCTTCGTCATCACGCAGTACCACACGTCGGTGATGTTCGCGCCGAACGTCGTCGGCACCGCGAACGCGACGACGGCCGGCTGGGGCAACGCGGGCGCGGGCGCGACGCAGGCGCTGATGCCGCTGCTCGTCGCCGCCGGCCTGATGCTCGGCTTCGGCGACGATTCGTCGTGGCGCATCGCGCTGGTCGTGCCGGGCGTCGCGATGCTCGTGATGGCGTGGGCGTACTGGCGCTTCACGCAGGACTGCCCGCAAGGCGACTTCGTCGCGCTGCGCAAGGAAGGCGTGACGATCGACAGCGGCAAGAAGGGCGGCTGGGCGAGTTTCTTCGCCGCGTGCGGCAACTATCGCGTGTGGATGCTGTTCGTCACGTACGGCGCGTGCTTCGGCGTCGAGGTGTTCATCCACAACATCGCCGCGCTGTACTACGTCGATCACTTCAACCTGTCGCTGAAGGACGCGGGCTTCGCGGTCGGCCTGTTCGGGCTGCTCGCGCTGTTCGCCCGTGCGCTCGGCGGCTGGCTGTCCGACAGGATCGCCGCGCGCCGCAGCCTCGACGTGCGCGCGATGCTCCTCTGCGCGCTGATCGTCGGCGAAGGGCTCGGGCTGATCTGGTTCTCGCATGCGCAAAGCATCGGCATCGCGCTGGTCGCGATGCTGACCTTCGGCCTGTTCACGCACATGGCATGCGGCGCGACCTACGCACTGGTGCCGTTCATCGATCGCAAGGCGCTCGGCGGCGTCGCGGGGATCGTCGGCGCGGGCGGCAACGTCGGCGCGGTCGCCGCGAGCTTCCTGCTGAAGGGCGTCGGCGACGTGCAGCACACGCTGAGCCTGCTCGGCCTCGCCGTCACCGCGACCGCGCTGTGCGCGATGGCCGTGCGCTTCAGCGAAGAACACAAGGCGCGCGAAGCCGAGCTGCGCGACCGCGCGCTGGCCGCAGGCACCGTCGCCAACTGA
- a CDS encoding uracil-DNA glycosylase family protein: MPKRMRAPLDVLLTEIRACRACEADLPLGPRPVVRAHRDARILIVGQAPGARVHASGIPWDDASGKRLRGWLDVDADTFYDETRFAIVPMGFCYPGRGASGDNPPRPECAQLWIDRLVAELPSIRLTLLIGLYAQRHFLRDTRKATLTDTVHAWRDYGPGVLPLPHPSPRNQAWFKHHPWFDADVVPELRRRLAPLLDR; encoded by the coding sequence ATGCCGAAACGAATGCGCGCGCCGCTCGACGTGCTGCTCACCGAAATCCGCGCGTGCCGAGCCTGCGAAGCCGACCTGCCGCTCGGCCCGCGCCCGGTCGTGCGCGCCCATCGCGACGCGCGCATCCTGATCGTCGGGCAGGCGCCGGGTGCACGCGTCCATGCGAGCGGCATTCCGTGGGACGACGCGAGCGGCAAGCGGCTGCGCGGCTGGCTCGACGTCGACGCCGACACCTTCTACGACGAAACGCGCTTCGCGATCGTGCCGATGGGCTTCTGCTACCCGGGCCGCGGCGCGAGCGGCGACAACCCGCCGCGCCCCGAATGCGCGCAACTGTGGATCGACCGGCTGGTCGCCGAATTGCCGTCGATCCGGCTGACGCTGCTGATTGGCCTGTACGCGCAGCGGCATTTCCTGCGCGACACGCGCAAGGCGACGCTCACCGACACCGTGCACGCGTGGCGCGACTACGGCCCCGGCGTGCTGCCGCTGCCGCATCCGTCGCCGCGCAACCAGGCGTGGTTCAAGCACCATCCATGGTTCGACGCCGACGTCGTGCCCGAGCTGCGCCGCCGCCTGGCCCCGCTGCTCGACCGATAA
- the cobA gene encoding uroporphyrinogen-III C-methyltransferase, producing the protein MTTGKVTLLGAGPGDPDLLTLKAVKALAAADVLLLDDLVAPGIVELAPQARVIRVGKRGGCRSTPQAFIERLMRRYALRGAHVVRVKGGDALLFGRAGEELATLRAAAIPVEIVNGISSGFAAAASLGISLTHREHCQGVTFVTAHRQDHGEPDWPRLAATGMTLAIYMGMSRVDSIAAGLLAAMPASTPAAAVQWAGTPDERRWTGTLGQLARGIDEARLGSPAVILVGGAIGEAAVQHEDAARDAALVRAA; encoded by the coding sequence ATGACGACTGGAAAAGTCACGCTGCTGGGCGCCGGCCCCGGCGATCCCGATCTCCTCACGCTGAAGGCCGTGAAGGCGCTGGCCGCCGCCGACGTGCTGCTGCTCGACGATCTCGTTGCGCCCGGCATCGTCGAACTCGCACCGCAGGCGCGCGTGATCCGCGTCGGCAAGCGCGGCGGCTGCCGCTCCACGCCGCAGGCCTTCATCGAGCGGCTGATGCGCCGCTACGCGCTGCGCGGCGCGCACGTGGTGCGCGTAAAGGGCGGCGACGCGCTGCTGTTCGGCCGCGCCGGCGAAGAGCTCGCGACGTTGCGCGCGGCCGCGATTCCGGTCGAGATCGTCAACGGCATCTCGTCGGGATTCGCGGCGGCTGCGAGCCTCGGCATCTCGCTCACGCACCGCGAGCATTGCCAGGGCGTCACGTTCGTCACCGCGCACCGCCAGGATCACGGCGAACCCGACTGGCCGCGCCTCGCGGCCACCGGTATGACGCTCGCGATCTACATGGGGATGAGCCGCGTCGACAGCATCGCGGCGGGCCTGCTCGCCGCGATGCCCGCTTCGACGCCGGCCGCGGCCGTGCAATGGGCCGGCACGCCCGACGAACGCCGCTGGACCGGCACGCTCGGCCAGCTCGCGCGCGGCATCGACGAAGCTCGGCTCGGCAGCCCGGCCGTGATCCTCGTCGGCGGTGCGATCGGCGAAGCGGCCGTGCAGCATGAGGATGCCGCGCGCGACGCGGCGCTGGTCCGGGCCGCCTAG
- the nirD gene encoding nitrite reductase small subunit NirD, which yields MNDRLPLSWTRVCPLDDIVPNTGVCALVNGEQVAVFHVAHADGGVFAIDNVDPVSQAAVMSRGLIGSLGERVVVASPLYKQHFDLRTGECLESPEQSVSAYPSRVEDGFVWIAA from the coding sequence ATGAACGATCGTCTTCCCCTGTCCTGGACCCGCGTGTGCCCGCTCGACGACATCGTGCCGAATACCGGTGTGTGCGCGCTCGTCAACGGCGAGCAGGTCGCGGTGTTTCACGTCGCGCATGCCGACGGCGGCGTGTTCGCGATCGACAACGTCGATCCCGTGTCGCAGGCCGCCGTGATGTCGCGCGGGCTGATCGGCAGCCTCGGCGAGCGCGTCGTGGTCGCGTCGCCGCTGTACAAGCAGCATTTCGACCTGCGTACCGGCGAGTGCCTGGAATCGCCGGAGCAGTCGGTGAGCGCGTATCCGTCGCGGGTCGAGGACGGTTTCGTGTGGATCGCGGCCTGA
- the nirB gene encoding nitrite reductase large subunit NirB, with the protein MKLIVIGHGMVGHKLLECVAAEAGAAGALQVTVLGEEPRPAYDRVHLSEFFAGKSADDLSLVEPGFFARHPQFDLRLNARVASIDRAAHTVTLASGETLAYDKLVLATGSRPFVPPMPGHDRAGCFVYRTIEDLEAMQACGTHAKRGVVVGGGLLGLECAKALRDMGLDTHVVEFAPRLMAVQVDDGGGRMLRAKIEALGVTVHTGKNTLEIVDGEEGTHLMAFADGTHLDADMIVFSAGIRARDELARACGLNIGPRGGVAIDDACRTSDADIYAIGECAAWNGMVYGLVAPGYDMARVVAKQLAGGADGAGTAAFSGADMSTKLKLMGVDVASIGDAHGATAGSRTYQYADERRQVYKKLVVSDCGKFLHGAVMVGDAAEYGTLLQMMLNRIELPESPEFLILPSSDGAAKPAIGVDALPDGAQICSCNNVSKSQICAAVGDGATSLGALKTCTGAGTSCGGCVPLVTQIMKAEMKKQGLAVNNHLCEHFPHSRQELFHLIRVEGITTFDELLAKHGHGLGCDVCKPAVAGILASCFNEFVLKKEHAGLQDSNDYYLANIQRDGTYSVVPRMPGGEVTPEGLIAVGQVAKKYGLYTKITGGQRVDLFGARVEQLPSIWEELIAAGFESGHAYGKALRTVKSCVGSTWCRYGVDDSVGLAIDLENRYKGLRTPHKIKFGVSGCTRECAEAQGKDVGIIATEKGWNLYVCGNGGMKPRHAELLASDLDRDTLIRYIDRFLMFYVRTADRLQRTSVWRDNLEGGLDYLADVVVQDKLGIAAELEADMQHVVDTYECEWKKAVTDPETRKRFRHFVNSDAPDANIEFVETRGQIRPATPDERVRGKPVTIPVVAESAALAVTESATI; encoded by the coding sequence ATGAAACTCATCGTCATCGGCCACGGCATGGTCGGCCACAAGCTCCTCGAATGCGTCGCGGCGGAAGCCGGCGCGGCGGGCGCGCTGCAGGTCACCGTGCTCGGCGAGGAACCGCGCCCGGCCTACGACCGCGTGCACCTGTCCGAGTTTTTCGCGGGCAAGTCGGCGGACGACCTGTCGCTCGTCGAACCCGGCTTCTTCGCGCGTCATCCGCAGTTCGACCTGCGCCTGAACGCGCGCGTCGCGTCGATCGACCGCGCCGCGCATACGGTCACGCTCGCGTCGGGCGAAACGCTCGCGTACGACAAGCTGGTGCTCGCGACCGGCTCGCGCCCGTTCGTGCCGCCGATGCCGGGGCACGATCGCGCCGGCTGCTTCGTGTACCGGACGATCGAGGATCTCGAAGCGATGCAGGCGTGCGGCACGCATGCGAAGCGCGGCGTCGTGGTCGGCGGCGGGCTGCTCGGTCTCGAATGCGCGAAGGCGCTGCGCGACATGGGGCTCGACACGCACGTCGTCGAATTCGCGCCGCGGCTGATGGCCGTGCAGGTCGACGACGGCGGCGGCCGGATGCTGCGTGCGAAGATCGAGGCGCTCGGCGTGACCGTGCATACGGGCAAGAACACGCTCGAGATCGTCGATGGCGAGGAAGGGACGCACCTGATGGCGTTCGCCGACGGCACGCATCTCGACGCCGACATGATCGTGTTCTCCGCCGGCATCCGCGCACGCGACGAACTCGCGCGCGCCTGCGGGCTCAACATCGGCCCGCGCGGCGGCGTCGCGATCGACGACGCATGCCGCACGAGCGATGCCGACATCTACGCGATCGGCGAATGCGCGGCTTGGAACGGCATGGTGTACGGCCTCGTCGCGCCCGGCTACGACATGGCGCGCGTGGTCGCGAAGCAGCTCGCCGGCGGCGCGGACGGCGCTGGCACAGCCGCGTTCTCGGGCGCCGACATGAGCACGAAGCTGAAGCTGATGGGCGTCGACGTCGCGAGCATCGGCGACGCGCACGGCGCGACCGCCGGCAGCCGCACGTACCAGTACGCAGACGAGCGCCGCCAGGTCTACAAGAAGCTGGTGGTGTCGGATTGCGGCAAGTTCCTGCACGGCGCGGTGATGGTCGGCGACGCGGCCGAATACGGGACGCTGCTGCAGATGATGCTGAACCGCATCGAGCTGCCCGAGTCGCCGGAATTCCTGATCCTGCCGTCGTCGGACGGTGCGGCGAAGCCGGCGATCGGCGTCGACGCGCTGCCGGACGGCGCACAGATCTGCTCGTGCAACAACGTGTCGAAGTCGCAGATCTGCGCGGCGGTCGGCGACGGCGCGACGAGCCTCGGCGCATTGAAGACGTGCACGGGCGCCGGTACGTCGTGCGGCGGCTGCGTGCCGCTCGTCACGCAGATCATGAAGGCCGAGATGAAGAAGCAGGGCCTCGCGGTCAACAACCATCTGTGCGAACACTTCCCGCACTCGCGCCAGGAGCTGTTCCACCTGATCCGCGTCGAAGGCATCACGACCTTCGACGAACTGCTCGCGAAGCACGGCCACGGGCTCGGCTGCGACGTGTGCAAGCCGGCCGTCGCGGGCATTCTCGCATCGTGCTTCAACGAGTTCGTGCTGAAGAAGGAGCATGCGGGGCTGCAGGATTCGAACGACTACTACCTCGCGAACATCCAGCGCGACGGCACGTATTCGGTCGTGCCGCGCATGCCGGGCGGCGAAGTCACGCCGGAAGGGCTGATCGCGGTGGGCCAGGTCGCGAAGAAGTACGGGCTCTACACGAAGATCACGGGCGGCCAGCGCGTCGACCTGTTCGGCGCGCGCGTCGAACAGTTGCCATCGATCTGGGAAGAGCTGATCGCGGCCGGCTTCGAATCGGGGCATGCGTACGGCAAGGCGCTGCGCACCGTGAAGTCGTGCGTCGGCTCGACGTGGTGCCGCTACGGCGTCGACGATTCGGTCGGCCTCGCGATCGACCTCGAGAATCGCTACAAGGGGCTGCGCACGCCGCACAAGATCAAGTTCGGCGTGTCGGGCTGCACGCGCGAGTGCGCGGAAGCGCAGGGCAAGGACGTCGGGATCATCGCGACCGAGAAGGGCTGGAACCTGTACGTGTGCGGCAACGGCGGGATGAAGCCGCGCCACGCGGAACTGCTCGCGTCCGACCTCGATCGCGACACGCTGATCCGCTACATCGACCGCTTCCTGATGTTCTACGTGCGCACCGCCGATCGCCTGCAACGCACGAGCGTCTGGCGCGACAACCTCGAAGGCGGCCTCGACTACCTGGCCGACGTCGTCGTGCAGGACAAGCTCGGGATCGCGGCCGAACTCGAGGCCGACATGCAGCACGTGGTCGACACCTACGAGTGCGAATGGAAGAAGGCCGTCACCGATCCCGAGACGCGCAAGCGCTTCCGTCACTTCGTGAACAGCGATGCGCCGGACGCGAACATCGAATTCGTCGAGACGCGCGGCCAGATCCGTCCCGCGACGCCCGACGAGCGCGTGCGCGGCAAGCCGGTGACGATTCCGGTCGTCGCCGAAAGCGCGGCGCTGGCCGTCACCGAATCCGCAACCATTTGA
- a CDS encoding ANTAR domain-containing response regulator yields the protein MSSPVMSARLRVLLVTDTDKPIGELGDALARLGYEMLNDVATPARLPAAVEEQRPDVVIIDTDSPSRDTLEQLAVMHATAPRPVLMFSHDADQELIRAAVGAGVSAYLVEGLSAERLAPILEVALARFSHDDALRRRLADVERELAERKLIDRAKRVLMDQRRLSEHDAYAALRKRAMDQGLRIVDVARQLLDASPQP from the coding sequence ATGAGTTCGCCTGTCATGTCCGCCCGCCTGCGCGTGCTGCTCGTCACCGATACCGACAAGCCGATCGGCGAACTCGGCGACGCGCTCGCGCGCCTCGGCTACGAGATGCTGAACGACGTCGCGACGCCCGCCCGCCTGCCGGCGGCCGTCGAGGAGCAGCGCCCCGACGTCGTGATCATCGATACCGATTCGCCGTCGCGCGACACACTCGAGCAACTCGCGGTGATGCACGCGACCGCGCCGCGCCCCGTGCTGATGTTCAGCCACGACGCCGATCAGGAACTGATCCGCGCGGCGGTCGGCGCGGGCGTCAGCGCGTATCTCGTCGAAGGGCTGTCGGCCGAGCGCCTCGCGCCGATTCTCGAAGTCGCGCTCGCGCGCTTCTCGCACGACGATGCGCTGCGCCGCCGGCTCGCCGACGTCGAGCGCGAACTCGCCGAGCGCAAGCTGATCGATCGCGCGAAACGCGTGCTGATGGACCAGCGCAGGCTGTCCGAACACGACGCGTACGCGGCGCTGCGCAAGCGCGCGATGGACCAGGGCCTGCGCATCGTCGACGTCGCGCGGCAACTGCTCGACGCGTCACCCCAGCCATGA
- a CDS encoding YkgJ family cysteine cluster protein has translation MNEPAIAPDIDFDCTGCGGCCRDLRIPLTINEAIAWLKRGGHVELLCDAMPWLVEPEPDDAFAAYKRVRSTPALSGSLPVRVTVVLTAAHAGPCPNLRDDLRCGIYDERPLVCRIYPAEINPFVPLTPGGKECPSDAWQQTPLIRGGAIVDADTRESIARSRAASEAETPLRARLCAVLGIDMAAVANEGYVVHAPPAPVLLAALTDLLATPMVAADDAIAWTLVSNRAATTNALASVDASSRLAGSVAGPHTRYLGFHPDA, from the coding sequence ATGAACGAACCCGCCATCGCACCCGACATCGACTTCGACTGCACCGGCTGCGGCGGATGCTGCCGCGACCTGCGCATTCCACTGACGATCAACGAGGCAATCGCGTGGCTGAAGCGCGGCGGCCACGTGGAACTGCTGTGCGACGCGATGCCGTGGCTCGTCGAACCCGAGCCCGACGACGCGTTCGCCGCATACAAGCGCGTCCGTTCGACACCCGCGCTCAGCGGCTCGCTGCCCGTGCGCGTCACGGTGGTGCTCACCGCCGCCCATGCCGGGCCATGCCCGAACCTGCGCGACGACCTGCGCTGCGGGATCTACGACGAACGCCCGCTCGTGTGCCGGATCTACCCGGCCGAGATCAATCCGTTCGTGCCGCTGACGCCCGGCGGCAAGGAATGCCCGTCCGACGCATGGCAGCAGACGCCGCTCATCCGCGGCGGCGCGATCGTCGACGCGGACACGCGCGAGAGCATCGCGCGCTCGCGAGCGGCGAGCGAAGCGGAGACGCCGCTGCGTGCACGGCTGTGCGCGGTGCTGGGGATCGACATGGCGGCCGTGGCCAATGAAGGGTACGTCGTTCATGCACCGCCCGCGCCCGTGCTGCTCGCCGCGTTGACCGATCTGCTCGCGACGCCGATGGTCGCCGCCGATGACGCCATCGCATGGACGCTGGTGTCGAACCGCGCGGCGACGACGAACGCGCTCGCGTCGGTCGACGCGTCGAGCCGCCTTGCCGGCAGCGTGGCGGGCCCGCACACCCGCTATCTCGGCTTCCATCCGGACGCCTGA
- a CDS encoding helix-turn-helix transcriptional regulator has translation MPSTAPPRLYGMPERSDRLDFYIRDQASRQAITEPHRHAYFQIQFNLGGDTEQRIGGVTRPFPRGALAFVLPHREHLIPHPEGAHFIVINFSQAFLRADLDVDPLDLEDVPAHRFPELTPFRFQEHLDFILTGDTFDEARRLALCMLDTDRVRTFGSTTLLRGYLLQLIGLVCTQYAGALDKLAQRGAQRAGRRDALARVLRHVRANLTREDLTLAATAEAAFLSPNYLAHLVRKETGSTFTDLVTERRIALAQSLLAHTSRRIADIARSVGFRDEGYFARRFRARVGVSPKAYRDANAALPAGDDAPPAADA, from the coding sequence ATGCCCTCCACCGCCCCGCCGCGCCTGTACGGGATGCCCGAACGCAGCGACCGGCTCGATTTCTACATCCGCGACCAGGCGTCGCGCCAGGCGATCACCGAGCCGCACCGGCACGCGTATTTCCAGATCCAGTTCAACCTGGGCGGCGACACCGAACAACGCATCGGCGGCGTCACGCGGCCGTTTCCGCGCGGCGCGCTCGCGTTCGTGCTGCCGCACCGCGAACACCTGATCCCGCATCCGGAAGGCGCGCATTTCATCGTCATCAACTTCAGCCAGGCGTTCCTGCGCGCCGATCTCGACGTCGATCCGCTCGATCTCGAGGATGTGCCCGCGCACCGCTTTCCGGAGCTGACGCCGTTCCGCTTCCAGGAGCATCTCGACTTCATCCTGACCGGCGACACGTTCGACGAAGCGCGCCGCCTCGCGCTGTGCATGCTCGACACCGATCGCGTGCGCACGTTCGGCTCGACCACGCTGCTGCGCGGCTACCTGCTGCAGCTGATCGGGCTCGTCTGCACGCAGTACGCGGGCGCGCTCGACAAACTCGCGCAGCGCGGCGCCCAGCGCGCGGGCCGGCGCGACGCGCTCGCGCGCGTGCTGCGCCATGTGCGCGCGAACCTGACCCGCGAGGACCTGACGCTCGCCGCGACCGCCGAAGCCGCGTTCCTGTCACCGAACTATCTCGCGCACCTGGTCCGCAAGGAGACCGGCAGCACGTTCACGGATCTCGTGACCGAGCGCCGGATCGCGCTCGCCCAATCGCTGCTGGCCCATACGAGCCGGCGCATCGCCGATATCGCGCGCTCGGTCGGCTTCCGTGACGAAGGGTATTTCGCGCGGCGTTTCCGTGCGCGGGTCGGCGTGTCGCCGAAGGCCTACCGCGACGCCAACGCTGCGCTGCCGGCCGGCGACGACGCGCCGCCAGCCGCCGACGCGTAG
- a CDS encoding fumarylacetoacetate hydrolase family protein — MSAYVIDAAERPSVEVEQSSARFPVRRVFCVGRNYADHAREMGADPDREPPFFFTKPADAIVAASGTVPYPPLTNDLHHEIELVVAIGKDGRSIDPADALSHVWGYGVGVDLTRRDLQAEAKKLSRPWDWAKGFDASGPVTALRAATATGHPATGRIWLAVNGETRQQGDLADMIWAVPDVIAYVSRSVELKAGDLIFTGTPAGVGALQPGDRVTGGVDGVATFEFVVGAKP, encoded by the coding sequence ATGTCCGCCTATGTCATCGACGCCGCCGAGCGTCCTTCCGTCGAAGTCGAACAGTCGTCCGCGCGCTTTCCGGTGCGCCGCGTATTCTGCGTCGGCCGCAACTATGCCGACCACGCACGCGAAATGGGCGCCGATCCCGACCGCGAACCGCCGTTCTTCTTCACGAAGCCGGCCGACGCGATCGTCGCCGCCAGCGGCACCGTCCCCTATCCGCCGCTGACGAACGACCTGCATCATGAAATCGAGCTGGTGGTCGCGATCGGCAAGGACGGTCGCTCGATCGACCCGGCCGACGCGCTGTCGCACGTGTGGGGCTACGGCGTCGGCGTCGACCTCACGCGCCGCGACCTGCAGGCCGAGGCGAAGAAGCTGAGCCGTCCGTGGGACTGGGCCAAGGGCTTCGACGCGTCGGGCCCCGTGACCGCGCTGCGCGCGGCGACGGCCACCGGCCACCCCGCGACCGGCCGCATCTGGCTCGCGGTCAACGGCGAAACGCGCCAGCAAGGCGACCTGGCCGACATGATCTGGGCCGTGCCCGACGTCATCGCGTACGTGTCGCGCTCGGTCGAACTGAAGGCCGGCGACCTGATCTTCACCGGCACGCCGGCCGGCGTCGGCGCGCTGCAACCGGGCGATCGCGTGACGGGAGGCGTCGATGGTGTGGCGACGTTCGAGTTCGTCGTGGGCGCAAAGCCGTAA
- a CDS encoding CmpA/NrtA family ABC transporter substrate-binding protein: MNTSPPAAPERAHLRLGFVALSDAAPLIVAQRLNLGARHGLTLEPRRQPSWAAVRDKLLSGELDAAHALYGLVCGLQLGIGGPQADMAALMVLNRNGQAISLSRGLADAYRESGDVRAAFATLGRKPLLAQTFPTGTHAMWLNHWLASHGVDPLRDVRSVVIPPPEMVAALAGGELDGFCAGEPWHAVAEACSAGRTVAVTSEIWPDHPEKVLAARRDFVALYPATARALIRTLVDACAWLDSPAHRREAADWLASPDALGVPARLIAPRLLGDYGAGPFAAPPLPIRFHDGGAVNRPDPREGQWFLSQYRRWGMLDGPDDDARIAAAIAQTALYDAAVAEGGASDA, translated from the coding sequence ATGAATACCTCGCCTCCCGCCGCGCCGGAACGCGCGCATCTTCGCCTCGGGTTCGTCGCGCTGAGCGACGCAGCCCCGCTGATCGTCGCGCAGCGCCTGAACCTCGGCGCGCGTCACGGCCTCACGCTCGAACCGCGCCGCCAGCCGTCGTGGGCGGCCGTGCGCGACAAGCTGCTGAGCGGCGAACTCGACGCCGCGCACGCGCTGTACGGGCTCGTGTGCGGGCTGCAGCTCGGCATCGGCGGCCCGCAGGCTGACATGGCCGCGCTGATGGTGCTGAACCGCAACGGCCAGGCGATCTCGCTCTCGCGCGGCCTGGCCGACGCCTATCGCGAAAGCGGCGACGTGCGCGCGGCATTCGCGACGCTCGGCCGCAAGCCGCTGCTCGCGCAGACGTTCCCGACCGGCACGCATGCGATGTGGCTGAACCACTGGCTCGCGTCGCACGGCGTCGATCCGTTGCGCGACGTGCGCAGCGTCGTGATCCCGCCGCCCGAGATGGTGGCCGCGCTCGCGGGCGGCGAGCTCGACGGTTTCTGCGCGGGCGAACCGTGGCATGCGGTGGCCGAGGCCTGCAGCGCGGGACGGACGGTGGCCGTCACGAGCGAGATCTGGCCCGATCATCCGGAGAAGGTGCTCGCGGCCCGGCGCGACTTCGTCGCGTTGTACCCGGCCACCGCACGCGCGCTGATCCGCACGCTCGTCGATGCGTGCGCGTGGCTCGACAGCCCTGCGCACCGCCGCGAGGCCGCCGACTGGCTCGCGTCGCCCGACGCGCTCGGCGTGCCGGCCCGGCTGATCGCGCCGCGCCTGCTCGGCGATTACGGCGCGGGGCCGTTCGCCGCGCCGCCGCTGCCGATCCGCTTCCACGACGGCGGCGCCGTGAACCGGCCCGATCCGCGCGAAGGCCAGTGGTTCCTGTCCCAATACCGGCGCTGGGGCATGCTCGACGGCCCGGACGACGACGCGAGGATCGCCGCTGCGATCGCGCAGACTGCGTTGTATGATGCGGCGGTCGCCGAAGGCGGTGCATCGGACGCCTGA